In Deferribacteraceae bacterium V6Fe1, one genomic interval encodes:
- a CDS encoding efflux RND transporter periplasmic adaptor subunit: MENNNMDYLPKKKWWERLLAFTMIIVIIALTFFTVRYLTTSKPKPKKKAPQQMKAVVETDKIVAGNYTVIIESFGIVKASDSLTLAPEVSGKIIYLSDAVIPGNIIKKGTLIAKIDDADYKNQVLKSEASLKKAEADYKLELGSSDVAKKELELAKNLNILDNNSVDLSIALRKPQLLKAKAAVELAEAELMIAKNNLLKTSIYAPFDIIVTEKNTSLGSYVSPSSPLLKGVNKDEVWVEASIPYYQLKFLDTENQKHKDVLITNLNDTNGYTFKGKFLRLLPQTESNGLLAKVLVKVDSPFKNLSNPLLVNNKVKVIFEGVTLKNVFRVKSEFIRDNNTLYIFKDNKLKIVKINVLYADESYAYIDAGLNDGDKIITTNIPNAIEGLQVEEVKLINE; encoded by the coding sequence ATGGAAAATAATAATATGGATTACCTTCCAAAGAAAAAATGGTGGGAAAGGCTTCTCGCCTTTACAATGATAATAGTTATCATAGCTCTTACTTTTTTTACAGTGAGATATCTGACTACAAGTAAGCCGAAACCTAAGAAAAAAGCGCCACAGCAGATGAAGGCGGTCGTGGAAACAGATAAAATTGTTGCCGGCAACTATACTGTCATAATCGAATCTTTCGGGATAGTAAAAGCTTCTGATAGCCTTACTCTTGCTCCGGAAGTAAGCGGAAAAATAATATATCTGTCGGACGCAGTTATCCCCGGGAATATAATCAAAAAAGGAACACTTATTGCGAAAATTGATGATGCCGACTACAAAAATCAAGTTCTTAAATCGGAAGCAAGTTTAAAAAAGGCAGAAGCTGATTATAAGCTTGAGCTTGGTAGCAGCGATGTTGCAAAAAAGGAGCTCGAATTGGCAAAAAATCTTAACATTCTTGACAATAACTCTGTTGATTTAAGCATCGCATTGAGAAAACCTCAGCTTTTAAAAGCAAAAGCGGCAGTTGAGCTTGCCGAAGCAGAGCTTATGATAGCTAAAAATAACCTTTTAAAGACCTCCATTTACGCACCTTTCGACATCATTGTTACAGAAAAAAACACATCTTTAGGCTCCTACGTGTCACCTTCATCTCCACTTCTTAAAGGAGTTAACAAAGATGAGGTATGGGTAGAAGCAAGTATTCCATATTACCAATTAAAATTTCTTGACACAGAAAATCAAAAACATAAAGACGTCCTGATAACAAATTTAAACGATACAAACGGTTATACTTTTAAAGGGAAATTTTTAAGATTGCTCCCTCAGACCGAGTCAAACGGACTTCTCGCAAAAGTGCTCGTAAAGGTAGACTCCCCGTTTAAAAATCTTTCAAATCCGCTTTTGGTAAATAATAAAGTAAAAGTTATATTTGAAGGTGTTACTCTGAAAAATGTTTTCAGAGTAAAATCAGAATTTATCAGAGATAATAACACACTTTACATTTTCAAAGACAATAAGCTCAAAATAGTCAAAATAAATGTTTTATATGCTGATGAAAGCTACGCCTATATCGATGCCGGCTTGAACGACGGCGATAAAATTATTACCACCAACATCCCCAATGCAATAGAAGGATTGCAGGTTGAAGAGGTTAAATTGATCAATGAGTGA
- a CDS encoding TolC family protein, translated as MKKIIVGILSIFIISCVSFKPNIEIQKPNDNSSFLETNWWQSFSDDTLNNIIENAVKNNFDIQSGIKRLEQANITYRQSSTSKYPNLNLTAGTTLTKSDNQKTGQSSTDSYSLGLTLSYEIDLFNKIKSAEKSAEYSFLTSKENLKTILVSVTSQIAENYYGIISTNEKIKITEEQLIANEAILKVLIERYKNSTISITDVLKQKQNIENIKDSLSSLQLTRQLFENKLKILTGGAETGKIDIENTIMLEPFNFNKINFEIALNRPDVLSKYYEIESAAWNVSFAKANRLPSLTLSSSFTYSSAEINSLFENWSLNLLANLLAPIFDAGKRKLEVEKAKKILEEKVLNYKNTLLTAYNEISNTVITEKKYFEALQYLNNEISLIDEVLKKQQVKYLNGETDFSIYLNDQISLYSKRKELVDLKYNIIKNRITFYKSIGGKWIDTSLNDILTGVKNGK; from the coding sequence ATGAAAAAAATAATAGTCGGTATTTTGAGCATTTTTATTATATCTTGCGTATCATTTAAGCCTAACATTGAAATCCAAAAACCAAACGATAACAGTAGCTTCCTTGAAACAAACTGGTGGCAATCGTTTAGCGATGATACTTTAAATAACATCATTGAAAATGCAGTAAAAAACAATTTTGACATACAATCCGGGATAAAGCGTCTCGAGCAGGCAAACATAACTTACAGACAAAGCTCAACATCAAAATACCCCAATTTAAACTTGACAGCAGGCACTACACTTACCAAGAGTGACAATCAAAAGACTGGACAGTCTTCTACAGATTCTTACTCATTGGGTCTAACATTAAGCTACGAAATAGACCTCTTTAATAAAATAAAATCCGCAGAAAAAAGTGCAGAATATTCATTTTTAACATCAAAAGAAAATTTAAAAACAATACTTGTGTCCGTCACATCACAAATTGCAGAAAACTATTATGGGATAATTTCAACTAATGAAAAAATTAAAATTACAGAAGAGCAGCTAATTGCAAATGAAGCTATCTTAAAAGTATTGATAGAAAGATATAAAAATAGCACTATTTCTATCACCGATGTTTTAAAACAAAAACAAAATATTGAAAACATAAAAGACTCCCTTTCTTCCCTACAACTTACGAGACAGCTTTTTGAAAACAAACTTAAAATTTTAACAGGAGGGGCAGAAACAGGAAAAATAGATATAGAAAACACTATCATGCTTGAGCCTTTTAACTTTAATAAAATTAATTTTGAAATCGCCTTAAACAGACCTGATGTTTTAAGCAAATATTACGAAATAGAATCGGCCGCATGGAATGTTTCCTTCGCGAAAGCAAATAGACTCCCTTCCCTTACCCTATCTTCATCCTTCACATATTCATCTGCCGAAATAAACAGTCTATTTGAAAACTGGTCTTTAAATCTTTTGGCAAATTTATTGGCGCCTATTTTTGATGCGGGTAAAAGAAAGCTTGAAGTGGAAAAGGCAAAAAAAATATTGGAAGAAAAGGTATTAAATTATAAAAATACTCTTCTTACGGCCTATAACGAAATATCAAATACTGTCATTACCGAAAAAAAATATTTCGAAGCTTTGCAGTATCTAAATAATGAAATATCTCTGATAGATGAAGTATTAAAAAAGCAGCAAGTAAAATATCTTAACGGGGAAACAGATTTTTCAATCTACCTAAACGATCAAATTTCACTTTATTCTAAGAGAAAAGAGCTTGTAGATTTAAAATATAACATTATTAAAAACAGAATAACCTTTTACAAATCAATTGGCGGTAAGTGGATTGACACATCACTTAACGATATTTTAACCGGAGTTAAAAATGGAAAATAA
- a CDS encoding rubrerythrin family protein produces MSTKENLKEAFAGESQANQKYRAFAKKAEKEGFKNIAKLFKTTAEAERIHAEGHLNALEMVGSTAENLQAAIVGETYEYTEMYPPMFDEAQKDNHKAKVMFNFALKAEKVHAELYAKALDAVKNGKDIDTDDIYLCPVCGYIAVGDIPEKCPVCGVGREKFVTVD; encoded by the coding sequence ATGAGCACAAAAGAAAACTTGAAAGAAGCTTTTGCCGGCGAAAGCCAAGCCAATCAAAAGTATAGAGCCTTTGCAAAAAAGGCTGAAAAGGAAGGGTTTAAAAATATTGCCAAACTCTTTAAGACAACCGCGGAAGCAGAAAGAATCCATGCCGAAGGGCATTTGAACGCACTTGAAATGGTTGGCTCAACAGCAGAAAATCTTCAAGCTGCTATTGTAGGTGAAACTTATGAATACACTGAAATGTATCCACCTATGTTTGATGAGGCTCAAAAAGATAATCACAAAGCAAAAGTTATGTTCAATTTTGCGCTAAAAGCTGAAAAAGTTCATGCAGAGCTTTATGCCAAGGCACTTGATGCAGTAAAAAACGGTAAAGATATTGATACCGATGATATTTATCTTTGTCCGGTATGTGGCTATATTGCAGTAGGAGATATCCCTGAAAAATGTCCTGTCTGTGGTGTAGGCAGGGAAAAATTTGTAACTGTAGATTAG
- a CDS encoding bacterioferritin, producing MHKKSIPILNQALQEEVRALQQYMYFHFHCDDRGYDLLSKMFKQIAIQEMMHAEKFAERILFLKGEVELKASKDVEKITDVSKMLEMATALEEEAVEMYNNFAKQCAENGDSVTKKLFEDIIMEEENHFDQFDTESDNLKDFGNNYLALQSIERSKITSSGNAPTE from the coding sequence ATGCATAAAAAGTCAATACCGATTCTTAATCAGGCATTACAAGAAGAAGTAAGAGCATTGCAGCAGTATATGTACTTTCATTTTCACTGTGATGACAGGGGATATGACCTACTTTCGAAGATGTTTAAACAAATTGCAATTCAGGAAATGATGCACGCCGAGAAATTTGCCGAAAGAATCTTGTTTCTAAAAGGAGAGGTCGAGCTGAAAGCATCAAAAGATGTGGAAAAAATTACTGATGTGTCTAAAATGCTTGAAATGGCAACAGCATTAGAAGAAGAAGCAGTGGAGATGTATAATAATTTTGCAAAGCAATGCGCTGAAAACGGAGATTCAGTAACAAAAAAGCTTTTTGAAGATATTATAATGGAAGAGGAAAATCATTTTGATCAATTTGATACGGAATCAGATAATTTAAAAGATTTTGGCAACAACTATTTGGCACTGCAATCAATCGAAAGAAGCAAAATAACAAGTTCAGGGAATGCACCTACAGAATAA
- a CDS encoding transcriptional repressor: protein MVKYSTSSLLKENNLKITPQRSLLLDIILKHGHIDIESLVSEITSILPSVSVATVYKNLGTLVENGIVKEVSLPGKKKMYELNAGKHIHLVCNACGNIKDIEIDELALKEKFSEFLDEEISDFNVTFYYTCKSCLNTK from the coding sequence ATGGTAAAATATAGTACATCAAGTTTGTTGAAAGAAAATAACTTAAAGATTACTCCACAAAGGTCGCTATTGTTAGATATTATACTTAAGCATGGTCATATTGATATTGAAAGTCTGGTGAGTGAAATAACGTCTATCCTTCCTTCTGTGTCAGTGGCTACCGTTTATAAAAATTTGGGTACTTTAGTTGAAAATGGTATAGTGAAAGAGGTTAGCCTGCCAGGAAAAAAGAAGATGTATGAGTTGAATGCCGGCAAACATATACATCTGGTCTGCAATGCGTGTGGAAATATCAAAGATATTGAGATAGATGAACTGGCCTTGAAAGAGAAATTTAGCGAATTCCTTGATGAAGAAATAAGCGACTTTAATGTAACTTTTTATTACACTTGTAAAAGTTGTCTAAATACTAAATAA
- a CDS encoding EAL domain-containing protein: MMYNFAMFDKLKLLPESNPEPIMLSDIEGNIIYKNSAAKNIFPNANNLCDISEDCKNISDKFDMEIFAENKKYYKMIGRQQKDEDVYLIYVFDITELKQKQNELEFLANYDVLTGLPNKNKLIRDMLDKINNKTVIMLIDIKSMRHVNSIYGYDIGDKLMIEFAKLLNKVVSKPLEIYRLYGNIFAIYDSIGVNCQLDSKFYLENIFNKLNDQIININNLDIPVQIRMGVASCEDLEVKDENYPLEQLKIAEIAVLEAKKNNKNILYYHDIKDIEQRYQDNRFWLFSFKRMQKKDNCRLIPYFQPIVNNKSQSIDKYEALMRLSINDKIYTPDKFIDIANESGEIVNLTMIMIDEVFKVVRENNVNVAINITPQDLKSEVVLYLKEKILEYDINPNKINLELLENEDFYELEDKVIELKDIGFKISLDDFGSGFSNFSKLISMKIDFLKIDGSIIKNIHRDENTFQIVKNINEIGKTLGCETIAEYVSSAEIFSKVVDIGIDYSQGYFFYKPSPKII; the protein is encoded by the coding sequence ATGATGTACAATTTTGCTATGTTTGACAAACTTAAATTATTACCCGAGTCTAATCCTGAGCCTATAATGTTATCTGATATAGAAGGTAACATAATATACAAAAATAGTGCGGCAAAAAATATTTTCCCTAATGCAAATAATCTTTGCGATATTTCAGAGGATTGTAAAAATATTTCAGATAAATTTGATATGGAAATTTTTGCCGAAAACAAAAAATACTACAAAATGATTGGCAGGCAACAAAAAGATGAGGATGTTTATTTAATATACGTTTTTGATATTACTGAACTTAAACAGAAACAAAATGAACTGGAATTTTTGGCAAATTACGATGTACTAACCGGGCTTCCAAATAAAAATAAATTGATTAGAGATATGCTTGATAAAATTAACAATAAAACTGTTATCATGCTTATTGATATAAAATCTATGAGACATGTAAATTCAATTTACGGATATGACATTGGCGACAAATTAATGATAGAGTTTGCAAAACTTTTAAATAAAGTTGTTAGCAAACCATTGGAAATTTACAGACTTTATGGAAATATTTTCGCGATATATGATTCCATTGGAGTAAACTGCCAGCTTGACTCAAAATTTTATTTGGAAAATATTTTTAACAAGCTAAACGATCAGATAATAAACATAAATAATTTGGATATCCCCGTTCAAATCAGAATGGGTGTTGCAAGTTGCGAGGATTTAGAAGTAAAAGATGAAAATTATCCTCTTGAGCAACTTAAAATTGCTGAAATAGCAGTGCTTGAGGCCAAAAAAAACAATAAGAATATTCTTTATTACCATGATATTAAAGATATAGAGCAAAGATACCAAGATAATAGATTTTGGCTTTTCAGCTTTAAACGGATGCAAAAAAAAGATAACTGCAGACTTATCCCATATTTTCAGCCTATAGTTAATAATAAATCTCAGTCAATTGATAAATACGAAGCACTAATGAGACTTTCCATAAACGATAAAATATATACCCCTGATAAATTTATAGACATTGCCAATGAGTCGGGAGAAATTGTAAATTTAACAATGATAATGATTGATGAAGTGTTTAAAGTAGTAAGAGAAAATAATGTAAATGTCGCGATTAATATTACCCCTCAAGATTTAAAGTCGGAAGTTGTCCTTTACCTTAAAGAAAAAATTTTAGAATATGATATCAATCCTAATAAAATAAACCTCGAACTTTTAGAAAATGAAGATTTTTACGAGCTCGAAGACAAAGTTATCGAATTAAAAGATATCGGATTCAAGATTTCCCTTGATGACTTTGGAAGCGGATTTTCAAATTTTAGCAAACTGATTTCTATGAAAATAGATTTTCTAAAAATTGACGGCTCTATCATAAAAAACATTCACAGAGATGAAAATACTTTCCAGATTGTCAAGAATATCAATGAAATAGGAAAAACACTCGGATGTGAAACCATAGCAGAGTATGTATCAAGTGCAGAGATATTCAGCAAGGTGGTAGATATCGGTATAGACTATTCTCAAGGATACTTTTTCTACAAGCCATCCCCAAAAATTATTTAG